One genomic window of Gossypium hirsutum isolate 1008001.06 chromosome D11, Gossypium_hirsutum_v2.1, whole genome shotgun sequence includes the following:
- the LOC107942623 gene encoding 60S ribosomal protein L26-1: protein MKYNPRVSSSRRKSRKAHFTAPSSVRRVLMSAPLSSDLRSKYNVRSMPVRKDDEVQVVRGTYKGREGKVVQVYRRKWVIHIERITREKVNGSTVNVGINPSKVVITKLRLDKDRKSLLDRKAKGRAAADKDKGTKFSAEDIMQSVD, encoded by the coding sequence ATGAAGTACAACCCACGTGTCTCCTCCTCTCGCCGCAAGAGCCGTAAAGCCCATTTCACGGCGCCGTCGTCGGTCCGCCGCGTTTTGATGAGCGCACCACTTTCATCCGACCTCAGGTCCAAGTACAACGTCCGGTCCATGCCCGTCCGCAAGGACGACGAGGTCCAAGTCGTTCGTGGAACCTACAAGGGCCGGGAAGGGAAAGTGGTTCAAGTTTACCGCCGCAAATGGGTGATCCACATCGAGCGCATCACTCGCGAGAAAGTGAACGGGTCGACCGTGAACGTCGGAATCAACCCGTCGAAGGTTGTCATTACCAAGCTGAGGCTCGACAAGGATCGTAAGTCCTTGCTGGATCGCAAGGCCAAGGGACGTGCCGCTGCTGATAAGGACAAAGGCACCAAGTTTTCTGCTGAGGACATTATGCAGAGTGTCGATTAA
- the LOC107942618 gene encoding BTB/POZ and TAZ domain-containing protein 4, whose product MGKMEMITNTSPRKGVNNVHPTPPPLPAKAPEYGRKGIFMSKRSAVTRYSSASSTARDLWDSLFDGGYRADVTIKTDDGGIIYAHANVLGMASPVLRGMLKRAKGFGKKRSISIHGVHQDAVRVFIRFLYSSRYKYEEMKEFVVQLLVLSHAYAVSSLKRVCEQQLEHGLLNLENVVDIFQLSLLCNAPRLTLISHRMILSNFKAVSATEGWKSMRNSHPGLEKELLESVIEEENNQKEKIRKSKERKIYLELFEAMEALVHICRDGCRTIGPHDKDFNQNQTPCKYRACKGLELLVRHFAGCKLRVPGGCIHCKRMWQLLELHSRLCADSTSCRVPLCSNFKEKVKKQSKKDEIKWKILVKKILRTKRIGGSVSFIASSTSMSS is encoded by the exons ATGGGAAAGATGGAAATGATTACGAATACATCTCCTCGTAAAGGTGTCAACAATGTCCACCCAACGCCACCTCCATTACCAGCTAAAGCTCCAGAGTATGGGCGAAAAGGGATATTTATGAGCAAACGATCAGCCGTAACAAGATACAGCAGTGCTTCATCAACGGCAAGGGATTTATGGGATAGTCTCTTTGATGGAGGATATAGAGCAGATGTTACCATCAAAACTGATGATGGTGGCATCATCTATGCACATGCTAATGTTCTT GGCATGGCTTCTCCGGTCTTAAGAGGCATGTTGAAACGAGCAAAAGGCTTTGGTAAAAAGAGATCAATATCCATCCATGGTGTTCACCAAGATGCAGTTCGGGTTTTCATCCGATTCTTGTACTCTTCCCG ATATAAATATGAAGAAATGAAGGAGTTTGTGGTGCAATTGTTGGTGCTGTCACACGCATATGCCGTGTCTTCATTGAAGCGAGTTTGTGAACAACAACTGGAGCATGGATTGCTTAATCTAGAAAACGTAGTTGATATTTTCCAGCTTTCATTACTCTGTAATGCACCTCGGCTTACACTGATTAGTCACCGAATGATCTTAAGTAATTTCAAGGCTGTCTCTGCAACTGAAGGATGGAAATCAATGAGGAACAGTCATCCAGGACTTGAAAAAGAGCTTCTGGAATCCGTGATTGAAGAAGAAAAC AATCAAAAGGAGAAAATCAGAAAATCAAAGGAACGAAAGATCTATCTTGAATTATTTGAAGCAATGGAGGCTCTTGTTCATATTTGCAGAGATGGTTGCAGAACTATTGGTCCACATGATAAGGATTTCAACCAGAACCAAACACCTTGCAAATATAGAGCCTGCAAAGGGCTTGAACTTCTGGTTCGTCACTTTGCTGGTTGCAAATTGAGAGTCCCTGGCGGCTGCATTCATTGCAAGAGAATGTGGCAGCTTCTAGAGTTACACTCCCGCCTATGCGCTGATTCTACTTCCTGTAGAGTTCCTCTATGCAG TAATTTCAAGGAAAAGGTCAAGAAACAAAGCAAGAAGGACGAGATCAAGTGGAAAATACTGGTGAAAAAGATATtgagaacaaagagaattggaggAAGTGTATCATTCATTGCGTCCTCAACTTCCATGTCTTCATGA
- the LOC107942622 gene encoding NADH dehydrogenase [ubiquinone] iron-sulfur protein 4, mitochondrial → MAAANSLQKVTSQLRVARSTLGSFSRTFSSDALVEVKPGEVGMVSGIPEEHLRRRVVIYSPARTATQQGSGKVGKWKINFVSTQKWENPLMGWTSTGDPYANVGDSALGFDSEEAAKSFAERHGWDYVVKKHQTPVLKPKSYADNFKWKGPAVSEK, encoded by the exons ATGGCCGCCGCGAACTCGCTGCAAAAAGTAACGAGCCAACTTCGAGTGGCTCGGAGCACGTTGGGTTCGTTCTCGAGAACCTTCTCTTCAGATGCATTGGTTGAGGTTAAACCAGGCGAAGTTGGAATGGTTTCCGGAATCCCTGAAGAACATCTTCGTAGGAGG GTTGTGATTTACTCGCCTGCAAGAACTGCAACTCAGCAAGGATCTGGGAAAGTTGGAAAGTGGAAGATCAATTTCGTGTCGACACAAAA GTGGGAGAACCCATTGATGGGTTGGACATCAACTGGTGACCcttatgctaatgttggtgatTCCGCACTCGGTTTTGATAGTGAAGAAGCTGCAAAGTCTTTTGCCGAGAGACATGGGTGGGATTATGTG GTTAAAAAGCACCAGACACCAGTGCTGAAG CCAAAATCCTATGCCGATAACTTCAAGTGGAAAGGACCTGCTGTATCTGAAAAGTGA
- the LOC107942619 gene encoding VQ motif-containing protein 9, translating into MEAKYSSSSSSSSSSLARGLKGPQSFHASIHSVRKPLTKPWKKPTSPLLPTPPKVYKVDPINFRDLVQKLTGAVPPCSISQPQQHHRLQRVAPPPPLQVAPPPFMCGAAEVNSGQFHLVSGLDHAKPQKENFSDDAMITSNSLGFSLSPSSYNYNWCSFPILSPRT; encoded by the coding sequence ATGGAAGCTAAATATTCATCatcgtcttcttcttcttcttcttctttagcaAGAGGGTTAAAGGGTCCACAGTCTTTCCATGCGTCAATTCATTCAGTGCGTAAGCCATTGACAAAGCCTTGGAAGAAACCAACTTCACCATTGCTACCAACACCACCCAAAGTTTACAAGGTCGACCCCATAAACTTTCGGGACTTGGTTCAAAAGCTCACCGGTGCAGTCCCTCCCTGCAGCATTTCTCAACCTCAACAACATCACCGTCTTCAAAGAGTGGCGCCACCTCCGCCTCTTCAGGTTGCACCACCGCCATTCATGTGTGGGGCAGCGGAAGTCAATTCTGGGCAATTTCATCTCGTTTCTGGATTAGATCATGCGAAACCCCAGAAGGAAAATTTCTCTGATGATGCCATGATTACCTCAAATTCACTTGGATTCAGCTTGTCACCATCTTCTTATAATTATAATTGGTGCTCTTTTCCTATTCTCAGTCCTAGGACTTAG
- the LOC107942615 gene encoding heptahelical transmembrane protein 4 isoform X1, protein MCSMEVHEDMYTAVESVEICLVSPPMDGRGKRLWEKVKYQLVEYHSLPGFLRDNEYILGHYRSEWPMKQILLSIFRIHNETLNVWTHLIGFFIFLSLTIYTAMKVPKVVDLHALQQITDVLRKADLHKLQSEILTCLPSLPNIPDLHKLREELKTSIPLMDLIPSLSSWHVMEHLYSCLPELSSAGNHIDPHVLESVKEPITRWPFFAFLGGAMFCLLASSTCHLLSCHSERLSYIMLRLDYAGIAALIATSFYPPVYYSFMCDPFFCNLYLGSITILGVATILFSLLPVFQKPEFRSTRASLFFGMGMSGVAPIIHKLILFWHQPEALYTTLYEILMGILYGMGALVYALRIPERWMPGKFDIAGHSHQLFHILVVAGAITHYQAGLVYLKWRDLNGC, encoded by the exons ATGTGCAGTATGGAAGTTCATGAAGATATGTATACGGCAGTTGAATCAGTGGAGATATGTCTAGTGAGCCCTCCAATGGACGGGAGAGGGAAGAGATTGTGGGAAAAGGTGAAGTATCAGCTGGTAGAGTACCACTCATTGCCTGGATTTTTGAGGGACAATGAGTATATTTTGGGCCATTATAGGTCAGAATGGCCAATGAAGCAGATTTTGCTCAGCATCTTCAGAATTCACAATGAGACATTGAATGTTTGGAC GCATTTGATTGGGTTCTTCATTTTCCTTTCCCTTACCATATACACTGCAATGAAGGTTCCAAAGGTTGTCGATCTTCATGCTCTGCAGCAAATTACCGATGTATTGAGAAAGGCGGATTTACACAAATTGCAATCAGAAATCCTGACATGCTTACCTTCCTTACCTAATATACCTGATTTACACAAACTTCGAGAGGAGTTAAAGACGAGTATTCCTCTGATGGATTTGATTCCTTCTCTCTCAAGTTGGCATGTTATGGAACATCTATATAGTTGTTTACCTGAGCTTTCCTCTGCTGGAAATCATATTGATCCTCATGTTCTG GAAAGTGTTAAAGAGCCGATAACACGGTGGCCTTTTTTTGCCTTCTTGGGTGGTGCAATGTTTTGCTTGCTAGCTAGCAGCACATGCCACCTTTTATCATGCCACTCTGAACGCCTATCGTATATCATGCTCAGGCTAGACTATGCTGGGATTGCGGCTCTTATAGCAACATCCTTTTATCCTCCTGTGTATTACTCCTTCATGTGTGATCCGTTCTTCTGCAATCTCTATTTGGGATCTATAACCATCTTGGGAGTTGCAACAATCTTGTTTTCCTTATTACCAGTATTTCAGAAGCCTGAGTTTCGCAGCACTCGAGCATCCCTCTTCTTTGGCATGGGCATGTCCGGAGTAGCGCCCATTATTCACAAACTTATCTTGTTCTGGCACCAGCCCGAGGCACTTTACACAACCTTGTACGAGATTCTGATGGGGATTTTGTATGGCATGGGAGCTTTGGTGTATGCCTTGAGGATTCCGGAGCGGTGGATGCCTGGAAAATTCGACATTGCCGGGCACAGCCACCAACTTTTTCACATCTTGGTTGTTGCCGGTGCCATCACTCATTATCAGGCCGGACTGGTTTACCTCAAATGGCGAGATCTAAATGGTTGTTAA
- the LOC107942615 gene encoding heptahelical transmembrane protein 4 isoform X2, whose translation MEVHEDMYTAVESVEICLVSPPMDGRGKRLWEKVKYQLVEYHSLPGFLRDNEYILGHYRSEWPMKQILLSIFRIHNETLNVWTHLIGFFIFLSLTIYTAMKVPKVVDLHALQQITDVLRKADLHKLQSEILTCLPSLPNIPDLHKLREELKTSIPLMDLIPSLSSWHVMEHLYSCLPELSSAGNHIDPHVLESVKEPITRWPFFAFLGGAMFCLLASSTCHLLSCHSERLSYIMLRLDYAGIAALIATSFYPPVYYSFMCDPFFCNLYLGSITILGVATILFSLLPVFQKPEFRSTRASLFFGMGMSGVAPIIHKLILFWHQPEALYTTLYEILMGILYGMGALVYALRIPERWMPGKFDIAGHSHQLFHILVVAGAITHYQAGLVYLKWRDLNGC comes from the exons ATGGAAGTTCATGAAGATATGTATACGGCAGTTGAATCAGTGGAGATATGTCTAGTGAGCCCTCCAATGGACGGGAGAGGGAAGAGATTGTGGGAAAAGGTGAAGTATCAGCTGGTAGAGTACCACTCATTGCCTGGATTTTTGAGGGACAATGAGTATATTTTGGGCCATTATAGGTCAGAATGGCCAATGAAGCAGATTTTGCTCAGCATCTTCAGAATTCACAATGAGACATTGAATGTTTGGAC GCATTTGATTGGGTTCTTCATTTTCCTTTCCCTTACCATATACACTGCAATGAAGGTTCCAAAGGTTGTCGATCTTCATGCTCTGCAGCAAATTACCGATGTATTGAGAAAGGCGGATTTACACAAATTGCAATCAGAAATCCTGACATGCTTACCTTCCTTACCTAATATACCTGATTTACACAAACTTCGAGAGGAGTTAAAGACGAGTATTCCTCTGATGGATTTGATTCCTTCTCTCTCAAGTTGGCATGTTATGGAACATCTATATAGTTGTTTACCTGAGCTTTCCTCTGCTGGAAATCATATTGATCCTCATGTTCTG GAAAGTGTTAAAGAGCCGATAACACGGTGGCCTTTTTTTGCCTTCTTGGGTGGTGCAATGTTTTGCTTGCTAGCTAGCAGCACATGCCACCTTTTATCATGCCACTCTGAACGCCTATCGTATATCATGCTCAGGCTAGACTATGCTGGGATTGCGGCTCTTATAGCAACATCCTTTTATCCTCCTGTGTATTACTCCTTCATGTGTGATCCGTTCTTCTGCAATCTCTATTTGGGATCTATAACCATCTTGGGAGTTGCAACAATCTTGTTTTCCTTATTACCAGTATTTCAGAAGCCTGAGTTTCGCAGCACTCGAGCATCCCTCTTCTTTGGCATGGGCATGTCCGGAGTAGCGCCCATTATTCACAAACTTATCTTGTTCTGGCACCAGCCCGAGGCACTTTACACAACCTTGTACGAGATTCTGATGGGGATTTTGTATGGCATGGGAGCTTTGGTGTATGCCTTGAGGATTCCGGAGCGGTGGATGCCTGGAAAATTCGACATTGCCGGGCACAGCCACCAACTTTTTCACATCTTGGTTGTTGCCGGTGCCATCACTCATTATCAGGCCGGACTGGTTTACCTCAAATGGCGAGATCTAAATGGTTGTTAA